From Lewinellaceae bacterium:
AGTCTCTGCGCCCCATCGGAGAATCAGAAGTCGAAAAATATGCTATCCGGGGGCAGTATATTGGAGCATCTATTGAAGGTGAACGGGTACCGGGATACCGGGAGGAAGAGGGCGTCAATAAAGAATCCACGACCGAGACCTTTGTGGCGCTGAAGTTTTTCATCGACAACTGGCGTTGGGCAGACGTGCCCTTTTACATCCGCACCGGCAAGCGGCTGCCGACCAAAGCCACCGAGATTGTCGTTTACTTCAAATCGCCGCCCCATCACCTCTTCCGCAGCGAGCTGGATCTTATGAATATGAATAACCAGCTCATCATCCGCGTTCAGCCAGATGAAGGCATACTGCTCAAATTCGGGATGAAAGTGCCCGGCGCCGGCTTCAAAGTGAAGAACGTGGGCATGGATTTTCACTATTCCGACCTGACCAAGGCCGTCGTGCCCGAGGCATACCAGCGCCTCATCATCGACGTGATGAAGGGCGACGCCACCCTCTACGCCCGAGGCGATTCGGTCGAAGTGGCCTGGAAATTTGTGGACCCCATCCTGAACGCCTGGAAAAACCAGGAAAACATCAAGCTTTACGGCTACCCGGCCGGCACCTGGGGGCCGGAGGTGGCCAACAAGCTCATCGAAGGGGATAATGTCAGCTGGCGCAACCCTTGCAGCAATTTGACGGATTCGGGGGATTATCGATTGCTTTAGGGGAGCTAGGACGGGCGTGTAAACGTGTAAACGACAAATTCTCCGGACAAGTCAACTCAACAAACTAATCGAGGGGTGAGCGTAATGTCTTGGGAGAGTTTAGAATAGAACGCGCCGACCTGCTGTACCGCAAGGCCGGCAGGGATACTGCGTATTTGGCGGTGGGTCTTCGCACCTACTTCCCCAACTGGCATTAGCCAAGTAAGCAGGGATTTTGACCCCCAAATCCGTGCTAATCCGTTGCATCCGCGCCAATCCGCGTTCCATTTCGCCATAATGCCCTCCTCTTAATAAACTAATCGACCAACCACCATGCCCACACAAATCCACATCGCCAAAACGCCGGAACAAGTCGCTGAAGACTTTGCGCACTATTTTGCAGAATGGGTGAAAGGCAAGCCCATTGTGACGCTGGCCCTCTCGGGCGGCAGCACCCCCAAAGCGCTCTTCCGCCTCTGGGCGGAGCAGTACCGCGACAGCATCGACTGGACTAAGGTGCATTTCTTCTGGGGGGACGAGCGCTGCGTGCCGCCCGATGACGAGGAGAGCAATTTCAAAATGGCCAGCAGCTTGTTCCTGTCTAAAACAGCTATTCCTGCGGAGCACATCCACCGCATCCGGGGGGAGGCGGAGCCGGAAGCGGAGGCGCGCCGGTATGCCGAAGACATTGCCCGCACCGTTTCTTCCCGAAACGGTATGCCTTCTTTCGATATGATCCTGCTGGGCATGGGCGGCGACGGGCATACCGCCTCCATTTTTCCCCACCAGATGGAGCTGTTGTCTGCCGAAGCGCTGTGCGGGGTGGCCACCCACCCGGAAAGCGGGCAGCGGCGGATTACGCTGACAGGCAAGGTGCTCAACAACGCCAGCGAGGTGGCCTTCCTGGTGACCGGAGCGGAGAAAAGCCAAAAAGTGGAAGAGATCGTTAAAGGAAAAGAGGGTAGCGAGCGGTATCCGGCAGCCCATATCGAGCCGAAAGGAGGCGAGCTGCACTGGTTCCTGGATGAAGCGGCGGCGGGAGGGCTGAGGTGAGGGGGCTGGTTGAATGTTGTTGGTTGTTGGTTAACAGGCCAACGGCAGGGAACCAACAACCAACAACCAACAACATGCAACATTCAACGGATAACGAATAACTCCGCCTACATCGAATCCAGCGCCTTGACCAGATACGTCAGCATAAACGGCATCGGAACCCAAAAAAACTCGTCGACGTACATCAGCATCAGGACGAAGATGACGAAGAAGACCAGGAACAGTATCCAGTCCATGGCTTTAGAATTCTTGCTAGTACTTGTTGTCTCCATTGTCTTTGTATTTGCCGCAAAACTAATAAAAAGGCCAGGAATTGAAAAGTTTGGCCTCTTTCAAAAGCCTTTTGAGGGTAAAAAATGACAAATTTCTTCCTCAAAACACCTCAACCAAACTCGCCACCGAGCGCCCATATCCGCTAATTTCAACCCAGTATACCCCACGGCCAAGCCCCATTTCATCTATCGAAAAAGACTCCGACCAGCTCGCCAGGCCCGCTACCGGAATCTCTTTCTTCAAAATCACTTTTCCGGCAATGTCCAGGAGGCGCAGGCGCAACTGCTCTACGGGGCGCCGCATCTCCATGTCTACCCGGAAGGCATCTCTTGCCGGGTTGGGGAAAA
This genomic window contains:
- the pgl gene encoding 6-phosphogluconolactonase, encoding MPTQIHIAKTPEQVAEDFAHYFAEWVKGKPIVTLALSGGSTPKALFRLWAEQYRDSIDWTKVHFFWGDERCVPPDDEESNFKMASSLFLSKTAIPAEHIHRIRGEAEPEAEARRYAEDIARTVSSRNGMPSFDMILLGMGGDGHTASIFPHQMELLSAEALCGVATHPESGQRRITLTGKVLNNASEVAFLVTGAEKSQKVEEIVKGKEGSERYPAAHIEPKGGELHWFLDEAAAGGLR